The Rhododendron vialii isolate Sample 1 chromosome 6a, ASM3025357v1 genome includes a window with the following:
- the LOC131330239 gene encoding L10-interacting MYB domain-containing protein-like, producing the protein MDPEVYERQPRQERLRTRWTASLDKIFADLVVEQIQLGNRPNNVFDKKTWNLIRDEFNKQTDLKFNNNQLRKHLDVLRTRYYSVKSAFDQTDFVMDDSCCIAFDLWEEDIGVQPKPETTKIKDCPIYEQLCTIFADTGADGKYAQSSHYEEFDKSIGTEDPEKFISCPDGGTPQAKTPSSAKFTKGNAPSVQKSSKNVGERKRKHSEEAGPASGQTKRDQELNEAMAGAMLEMVAASKLRAAAISKQDDRFKITNCIEALDEIETMEGIDSRLYFAALDLFEDPNLRETFISLKSNKVRLTWLQGKCGTAAVS; encoded by the exons ATGGATCCTGAAGTCTATGAACGCCAACCCAGGCAAGAACGTTTAAGGACTAGATGGACAGCATCCCTTGATAAGATATTTGCAGACTTGGTTGTCGAACAGATCCAACTGGGGAATAGACCAAACAATGTATTTGACAAGAAAACCTGGAACCTCATTCGGGACGAATTCAATAAACAAACAGATCTCAAATTCAATAACAATCAATTGAGGAAGCATCTGGATGTTCTTCGGACTCGTTACTATAGCGTGAAGTCTGCTTTTGATCAAACCGACTTTGTTATGGACGATTCTTGTTGCATTGCGTTTGACCTTTGGGAGGAGGACATTGGG GTGCAACCTAAGCCAGAGACAACCAAGATCAAGGATTGTCCCATCTACGAGCAACTATGCACGATATTTGCAGACACAGGAGCTGACGGAAAATATGCCCAATCAAGTCACTATGAAGAATTCGACAAGTCTATTGGAACAGAAGATCCTGAAAAGTTTATTTCGTGTCCGGATGGTGGGACCCCACAAGCTAAAACTCCATCATCCGCAAAGTTCACAAAAGGAAATGCTCCATCAGTGCAAAAATCAAGCAAGAACGTAggtgagagaaagaggaagcaTTCTGAAGAGGCAGGCCCCGCTTCTGGACAAACCAAGAGGGATCAAGAACTGAATGAAGCCATGGCAGGAGCAATGTTAGAGATGGTTGCTGCTTCAAAGTTGCGGGCAGCTGCAATATCCAAGCAAGATGATAGATTTAAGATAACTAATTGCATAGAAGCCTTGGATGAGATTGAAACAATGGAAGGAATCGATAGTCGTCTCTATTTTGCTGCCTTGGACCTGTTTGAGGACCCTAATCTAAGAGAGACATTTATCTCTCTTAAAAGCAACAAGGTTAGGTTGACATGGTTGCAGGGGAAATGTGGCACTGCCGCCGTCTCTTAA
- the LOC131330240 gene encoding endoglucanase 10-like, which yields MGEGSRKKGFCGWFLVLLVAAVIAIAVVITVRKRSQNSEPELGPVPGPPGQVQKKYGDALKIAMQFFDVQKSGKLVDNKISWRGDSALKDGSEAKLDLSKGMYDAGDHIKFGFPLAFTATVLSWAILEYGDQMQTVDQLEPAQDSLKWITDYLIEAHPSENVLYIQVGDPETDHGCWERPEAMTEKRPLIQVNTSSPGTEVAAETAAAMASASLVFKSSDSTYSSTLLKHAKQLFTFADKHRGSYSESIPEVQTYYNSTGYEDELLWAASWLYHATGDKSYFEYVTGENGNDFAKFGSPTWFSWDNKLAGTQVLLSRVSFFGEKDTSNSDSLNKYRKTAEAVMCGLLPKSPSATKSRTDNGLIWVSEWNALQHPVASSFLAVLYSDYMLTSRTAKLSCGGESYGPSDIRKFAISQVDYILGDNPMKMSYLVGYGDKYPEYVHHRGASIPEDATTGCKTGWKWLNSTDQNPNVAVGAVVGGPFLNETYVDSRNNSMQGEPTTYNSAVMVGLLSGLITTSSVVQSFT from the exons ATGGGGGAGGGTTCGAGGAAGAAAGGGTTCTGTGGGTGGTTCCTTGTGTTGTTAGTTGCAGCTGTAATCGCCATTGCCGTTGTGATTACAGTGAGAAAGAGGAGCCAGAATTCTGAGCCCGAGTTGGGCCCTGTTCCTGGGCCTCCTGGCCAAGTTCAGAAGAAATATGGCGATGCTCTGAAAATTGCAATGCAGTTCTTTGACGTGCAGAAAT cTGGTAAGTTGGTAGATAACAAGATATCATGGAGAGGCGATTCGGCTCTTAAAGATGGTagtgaagcaaagttggatctTTCGAAAGGAATGTATGATGCTGGGGATCATATAAAGTTTGGATTTCCATTGGCTTTCACAGCCACAGTGTTGTCATGGGCAATTCTTGAGTACGGGGATCAGATGCAAACTGTTGATCAGTTGGAACCTGCTCAAGACTCTCTTAAGTGGATCACTGACTACCTTATTGAAGCTCATCCTTCAGAGAATGTGCTCTATATTCAG GTTGGTGACCCTGAAACAGACCACGGATGTTGGGAAAGACCTGAGGCCATGACAGAGAAAAGGCCTCTCATACAAGTAAACACTTCTTCTCCTGGAACCGAAGTTGCTGCTGAAACTGCAGCAGCAATGGCATCGGCATCCCTGGTTTTCAAGTCCTCCGACTCCACCTATTCAAGCACCCTTCTCAAGCATGCAAAACAACTGTTTACTTTTGCCGACAAACACAGGGGTTCTTACAGTGAGAGCATTCCTGAGGTCCAGACGTATTACAATTCAACAGGTTATGAAGATGAGCTATTGTGGGCGGCTAGCTGGCTTTATCATGCTACCGGGGATAAATCGTATTTTGAGTATGTGACTGGGGAAAATGGTAATGATTTTGCTAAGTTTGGAAGTCCAACTTGGTTTAGTTGGGATAACAAACTAGCTGGAACTCAG GTATTGTTGTCCAGAGTAAGTTTTTTCGGTGAGAAAGACACCTCTAACTCAGATAGCCTCAACAAGTACAGAAAAACTGCTGAGGCTGTCATGTGTGGGCTCTTGCCAAAATCTCCATCAGCCACAAAAAGCAGAACAGATA ATGGCCTGATATGGGTCAGCGAATGGAACGCGTTACAGCATCCGGTGGCTTCCTCATTCTTAGCTGTACTTTACAGTGATTATATGCTCACGTCTCGTACTGCAAAACTATCTTGCGGTGGAGAATCCTATGGGCCATCAGATATTCGAAAATTTGCCATTTCGCAG GTTGATTATATCTTGGGCGATAATCCGATGAAGATGAGTTATCTTGTGGGATACGGGGATAAATACCCAGAATACGTACACCATAGGGGAGCCTCAATTCCAGAAGATGCAACCACAGGTTGTAAAACCGGTTGGAAGTGGCTCAACTCAACTGACCAGAACCCAAACGTTGCGGTTGGAGCAGTTGTGGGTGGCCCTTTCCTAAACGAGACATATGTTGATTCACGGAACAATTCAATGCAGGGGGAACCAACCACGTATAACAGTGCGGTTATGGTTGGCCTTCTTTCTGGTTTGATCACCACCTCCTCAGTGGTTCAATCTTTCACCTAA
- the LOC131330241 gene encoding probable cytokinin riboside 5'-monophosphate phosphoribohydrolase LOGL10 isoform X1: MENHHLLHQSQPLKSRFKRVCVFCGSSPGRSPSYKLAAIQLGNELVERKIDLVYGGGSIGLMGLVSQAVYDGGRHVLGVIPKTLMPREITGETVGEVRPVAGMHQRKAEMARQADAFVALPGGYGTLEELLEVITWAQLGIHDKPVGLLNVDGYYNSLLSFIDKAVDEGFIAPSARHIIVSAQTAHELMSKLEEYVPKHSGVASKLTWEMEQQLGYTTKSDIAR; this comes from the exons ATGGAaaaccaccacctcctccaccaaTCCCAGCCGTTGAAATCAAGATTCAAGCGGGTTTGTGTATTCTGCGGTAGCAGCCCGGGCAGAAGTCCGAGCTACAAGCTCGCTGCTATTCAGCTAGGAAACGAATTG GTGGAGAGGAAGATCGACTTGGTGTATGGAGGAGGAAGCATTGGCTTGATGGGTCTCGTCTCCCAAGCTGTCTATGACGGCGGTCGCCACGTGTTAGG GGTGATTCCGAAAACTCTTATGCCCAGAGAG ATAACTGGTGAGACTGTTGGAGAAGTGAGACCTGTGGCTGGAATGCACCAAAGAAAAGCCGAAATGGCTCGCCAAGCCGATGCTTTCGTAGCATTGCCAG GAGGATACGGAACGTTGGAAGAGCTCTTGGAAGTCATCACTTGGGCTCAACTCGGAATCCATGACAAACCG GTGGGTTTGTTGAACGTTGATGGCTACTACAACTCGCTGCTGTCTTTCATAGACAAAGCCGTTGATGAAGGCTTCATTGCCCCCTCCGCCCGCCACATCATCGTTTCTGCCCAAACTGCCCATGAACTCATGTCCAAGCTTGAG GAGTACGTACCGAAGCACTCTGGTGTGGCATCAAAGCTTACCTGGGAGATGGAGCAACAACTTGGTTACACCACCAAGTCAGATATAGCCCGTTGA
- the LOC131330241 gene encoding cytokinin riboside 5'-monophosphate phosphoribohydrolase LOG7-like isoform X2, producing the protein MENHHLLHQSQPLKSRFKRVCVFCGSSPGRSPSYKLAAIQLGNELVERKIDLVYGGGSIGLMGLVSQAVYDGGRHVLGVIPKTLMPREITGETVGEVRPVAGMHQRKAEMARQADAFVALPGGYGTLEELLEVITWAQLGIHDKPVGLLNVDGYYNSLLSFIDKAVDEGFIAPSARHIIVSAQTAHELMSKLEVDHEQLFQYCSWSAAT; encoded by the exons ATGGAaaaccaccacctcctccaccaaTCCCAGCCGTTGAAATCAAGATTCAAGCGGGTTTGTGTATTCTGCGGTAGCAGCCCGGGCAGAAGTCCGAGCTACAAGCTCGCTGCTATTCAGCTAGGAAACGAATTG GTGGAGAGGAAGATCGACTTGGTGTATGGAGGAGGAAGCATTGGCTTGATGGGTCTCGTCTCCCAAGCTGTCTATGACGGCGGTCGCCACGTGTTAGG GGTGATTCCGAAAACTCTTATGCCCAGAGAG ATAACTGGTGAGACTGTTGGAGAAGTGAGACCTGTGGCTGGAATGCACCAAAGAAAAGCCGAAATGGCTCGCCAAGCCGATGCTTTCGTAGCATTGCCAG GAGGATACGGAACGTTGGAAGAGCTCTTGGAAGTCATCACTTGGGCTCAACTCGGAATCCATGACAAACCG GTGGGTTTGTTGAACGTTGATGGCTACTACAACTCGCTGCTGTCTTTCATAGACAAAGCCGTTGATGAAGGCTTCATTGCCCCCTCCGCCCGCCACATCATCGTTTCTGCCCAAACTGCCCATGAACTCATGTCCAAGCTTGAGGTAGACCACGAGCAACTATTTCAGTACTGCTCTTGGAGTGCCGCCACGTGA